The following proteins come from a genomic window of Zygotorulaspora mrakii chromosome 8, complete sequence:
- the CDC4 gene encoding SCF ubiquitin ligase complex subunit CDC4 (similar to Saccharomyces cerevisiae CDC4 (YFL009W); ancestral locus Anc_8.67), giving the protein MKSSSAPEYPLRLISVPFQYQIRDDKSERPKLSARKKLVLKDSEIEINCDLSVRRNKRDGDHFFEERDLKHMKVDEMSVSSRFDAKKSKEDATTAQASLNDEASTAIDHGLKTDEIMKNDDLMMLSGPDGNVDSENLPNSFPKDLLLTAAQQILGTSPGGTVTPNTCTTVGSTATTSSTSSAANEIVEETLPLSPLASPGITTPRSDDEEMQLDNVGHKEVALSSQEDANDLFSAVKTELSPICYRNLLFQLVSHMNRSELSDLSTLLRDNLKRDFIKSLPLEIALKILMNLSFLDISHCLQTCKSWNQLINSTPHLWKQMLISESFVSRKNFSKYSQKLHLKYPQVSKNEDAYQLDFLENCHILQNWYNPKFKPQRTTLRGHLTSVVTCLQFEDDYVITGADDKVIRVYDADKKQFLLELTGHDGGVWALKYDDDGILVSGSTDRSVRVWDIKRGCCTHVFRGHTSTVRCLDIVEYRNVKYIVTGSRDNTLHVWKLPKEPRVDVPDKQEWPVVYNIPEENPYFVGVLRGHMASVRTVSGHGNIIISGSYDNNLMVWDIAQMKCLYILTGHTDRIYSTIYDHKRLRCISASMDTTIRVWDLQNVWNNGTCSVVSSSLSPCTKITGSMSTLQGHTALVGLLRLSEKFLVSAAADGSLRGWDSNDYSRKFAYHHSNQSAITTFYISDNLLVSGSEGQFNVYNLRSGQLIHSNILQDAEQIWSVNFKGNILVAAVEKDRQSYVEMLDFGQESVPSKLSNSKSLITARNNHSDDTGNSSTTSNTNLRFM; this is encoded by the coding sequence ATGAAGTCCTCTTCTGCACCGGAATATCCTTTGCGTCTCATTTCTGTTCCGTTTCAATACCAGATCCGAGACGACAAGAGTGAAAGACCAAAGTTGAGCGCAAGAAAGAAGCTGGTGCTCAAGGATAGTGAAATCGAAATCAACTGCGATCTCTCTGTTAGAAGGAATAAGAGGGATGGGGACCATTTCTTTGAGGAAAGAGATCTCAAACACATGAaagttgatgaaatgagtGTCTCGTCCAGATTCGATGCCAAAAAATCTAAAGAAGATGCAACAACAGCACAAGCTTCTTTAAACGACGAAGCATCAACGGCGATAGATCATGGTCTAAAGACTGATgagataatgaaaaatgatgatcTTATGATGCTTTCAGGTCCTGACGGAAATGTCGACTCAGAGAATTTACCAAATTCCTTCCCTAAGGATCTTCTTCTAACAGCGGCACAACAAATCCTTGGAACGTCACCTGGAGGTACTGTAACTCCAAACACTTGCACAACAGTTGGAAGCACTGCAACTACTTCATCGACATCTTCTGCTGCgaatgaaattgttgaagaaactttGCCTTTATCTCCTTTAGCTTCACCAGGGATAACAACTCCAAGGAGTGATGACGAAGAAATGCAGCTAGATAATGTTGGTCATAAAGAAGTCGCATTATCATCGCAAGAGGACGCAAACGATCTCTTTTCGGCGGTGAAAACAGAGCTTTCGCCAATCTGCTATAGAAATTTACTGTTTCAATTAGTTTCTCACATGAATAGAAGCGAGCTTTCGGATTTGAGCACTCTTTTGAGAGATAACCTGAAGCGAGATTTTATCAAATCCCTACCTCTGGAAAttgcattgaaaattttaatgAATCTATCATTTCTGGACATTTCACATTGTTTGCAAACGTGCAAAAGTTGGAATCAGTTGATCAATTCAACCCCTCATTTGTGGAAACAAATGTTGATCTCTGAAAGTTTTGTCTCAAGAAAAAACTTCTCTAAGTATTCACAAAAGTTACATCTGAAATATCCTCaagtatcaaaaaatgaagatgctTATCAATTAGACTTTTTAGAGAATTGTCATATTCTGCAAAATTGGTATAATCCTAAGTTTAAACCACAAAGGACAACTTTAAGGGGCCACTTGACAAGTGTTGTAACGTGTTTGCAATTCGAGGACGACTACGTTATAACAGGTGCCGATGATAAAGTAATCCGAGTTTATGACGCGGATAAgaaacaatttcttttaGAGTTGACTGGCCATGATGGAGGCGTGTGGGCATTGAAATACGATGATGACGGCATACTAGTTAGTGGCTCGACTGATCGAAGTGTTCGTGTTTGGGATATCAAGCGCGGCTGTTGCACTCATGTGTTCAGAGGACATACTTCTACAGTTAGATGCTTGGACATCGTGGAATACCGAAATGTAAAGTACATTGTCACGGGTTCCAGAGATAATACGTTGCATGTATGGAAACTACCTAAAGAACCTAGAGTTGATGTACCAGATAAACAAGAATGGCCAGTGGTGTATAATATTCCTGAAGAAAATCCATATTTTGTTGGCGTTCTAAGAGGACACATGGCTTCTGTTCGTACAGTATCTGGTCATGGtaatattattatcagCGGATCTTATGATAATAACCTGATGGTTTGGGATATTGCACAGATGAAGTGCCTTTATATTCTTACAGGTCACACTGATAGAATTTACTCTACAATTTATGACCACAAAAGGCTCAGATGTATATCGGCTAGTATGGACACCACAATTCGAGTATGGGATCTGCAGAACGTTTGGAACAATGGCACATGTTCGGTCGTGTCAAGCTCGCTATCACCATGCACCAAAATTACCGGATCAATGTCTACATTGCAAGGCCATACAGCTTTGGTCGGCTTGTTAAGGTTATCAGAGAAATTTTTAGTCAGTGCAGCAGCAGATGGCTCGTTAAGGGGCTGGGACTCAAACGATTACTCTAGAAAATTTGCATACCACCACAGCAATCAAAGCGCCATAACAACTTTCTATATCTCTGACAATTTGTTGGTCAGTGGATCAGAAGGTCAATTTAATGTATACAATTTGAGAAGTGGGCAACTGATACATTCTAATATACTTCAAGATGCTGAACAAATTTGGTCAGTAAATTTCAAGGGAAATATTCTCGTAGCTGCTGTAGAAAAAGACCGCCAAAGCTACGTGGAAATGTTGGACTTTGGCCAGGAAAGTGTGCCTTCCAAATTATCGAACTCAAAAAGCCTCATTACTGCTAGGAATAATCATTCAGATGATACGGGCAACTCATCAACTACATCAAACACTAATCTCCGATTTATGTAA
- a CDS encoding FAD-dependent oxidoreductase (ancestral locus Anc_8.66): protein MSENIVIAGAGVIGLTIAHQLLLEVQEKKQRPPKQLCIIARNFPKDEPLTPEYTSPWAGAHYRPFPHRQEAFESDKRESAYTRVTHKFFERFALEHPESTIEFVKGIDFLEEPSDQYLNLGDGYSKESLIDFKTLSKDVLPNGVRLGCEYTTWCLNAPVYLRFLQLQIEQLCRRLEIPLKLERITLDSLQEITSLLPNVTTIFNATGTGLQYHGGIDSAVSKIRGQTVLLNVPNPNTIKYSKLTVTHQGKDGSWTFVIKRPAINGTAQYILGGTKQPGDTRVTPRESDTLALLEKARILYPDLMFPDGSFDIVRTNVGFRPARTGGSRLETQQEITQHGNLKIVHAYGLGGMGYETSVGVAKHSLKLFQAKTSKL, encoded by the coding sequence ATGTCGGAAAATATTGTTATTGCAGGCGCCGGAGTTATTGGGTTAACAATCGCCCATCAATTGTTGCTGGAGGTacaagagaaaaagcaaCGTCCTCCAAAGCAGCTATGTATCATTGCCAGAAATTTCCCCAAAGATGAACCATTGACTCCTGAGTATACATCGCCATGGGCCGGTGCACACTACAGACCATTCCCACATAGACAAGAGGCTTTTGAAAGCGATAAAAGAGAGTCCGCATATACACGAGTAACTCataaattctttgaaaggttTGCGTTAGAACATCCAGAGTCGAcaattgaatttgtcaAAGGTATCGACTTCCTAGAGGAGCCTTCAGATCAGTATTTGAACCTGGGAGATGGTTACTCTAAAGAGTCTTTGATAGATTTTAAGACTCTCTCCAAAGATGTATTACCAAATGGTGTTCGTTTAGGATGTGAGTATACAACGTGGTGTTTGAACGCACCCGTATACCTACGATTTTTGCAGCTTCAAATTGAGCAATTATGCCGTAGATTAGAGATCCCGCTAAAACTTGAAAGGATTACTTTAGATTCCTTACAAGAGATAACTTCGCTTTTGCCCAATGTTACAACAATTTTCAATGCAACTGGCACTGGTTTACAGTATCACGGGGGGATCGATTCTGCAGTCTCAAAAATAAGAGGTCAAACTGTGTTGCTGAACGTCCCAAACCCCAATACTATCAAATATTCGAAACTGACTGTTACACATCAGGGTAAAGACGGCTCCTGGACTTTTGTTATCAAGAGACCCGCAATTAATGGTACTGCTCAGTATATCCTGGGAGGCACAAAGCAACCGGGGGACACTAGAGTCACACCTCGTGAATCAGACACGCTAGCCCTTCTCGAGAAGGCACGTATCTTGTATCCCGATTTAATGTTCCCAGATGGTTCATTCGACATTGTCAGAACCAATGTCGGATTCAGACCTGCTAGAACTGGCGGCAGCAGGCTGGAAACTCAGCAAGAGATTACCCAACATGGGAATCTGAAAATCGTGCACGCCTATGGCCTAGGAGGCATGGGGTATGAGACCTCGGTTGGTGTCGCTAAACACTCTCTCAAGCTTTTCCAAGCGAAAACAAGCAAGTTATAG
- the WWM1 gene encoding Wwm1p (similar to Saccharomyces cerevisiae WWM1 (YFL010C); ancestral locus Anc_8.65) yields MAQSKDVVPEVPKGWKAIFDDDYKTWFFVDLSTRKSQWEAPRGTKWPSQASEKASPPPYTPDSRSGSAQPAQPAQRASSRQQPYYPQQQQYPQQPMYQQPMYQQPMYQQPMYQQPMQQRQNHGMRNGLLGAGAGMLGGFLLADALTPDVVVNDYGGDYGGGDYGGGDFGGGDFGGGDF; encoded by the coding sequence ATGGCACAAAGTAAGGACGTCGTTCCAGAGGTACCAAAGGGTTGGAAGGCAATATTTGACGATGACTATAAAACATGGTTTTTTGTTGACCTAAGTACACGCAAATCGCAATGGGAAGCTCCCAGGGGGACTAAATGGCCCTCGCAGGCGTCCGAAAAGGCGTCGCCTCCCCCATATACTCCAGATTCCAGATCGGGATCCGCACAACCAGCACAACCAGCACAACGGGCGTCGTCTCGACAACAACCGTATTATCCTCAGCAACAGCAGTACCCTCAACAGCCCATGTATCAGCAGCCCATGTATCAGCAGCCCATGTATCAGCAACCAATGTATCAGCAGCCCATGCAGCAACGTCAAAATCACGGCATGAGAAATGGTTTGTTGGGTGCTGGAGCCGGTATGCTAGGTGGTTTCCTATTAGCAGATGCCCTCACACCAGACGTTGTGGTGAACGATTACGGTGGTGATTACGGTGGGGGCGATTACGGTGGAGGAGACTTCGGTGGTGGAGACTTTGGCGGCGGTGATTTCTGA
- the IES1 gene encoding Ies1p (similar to Saccharomyces cerevisiae IES1 (YFL013C); ancestral locus Anc_8.64): MDKKTDEIVNRHQPRGGGTVSCFGLVRDKLVVRSEEIKMGKKVYDPIHDVFQDQEESDSKNSSPVKTQNMRTAKEESTSAHERAEGKSDVEDNSESNDSTESEDNANAGGETHDGNVSVVPSVATHKKRMKESSKYNRHLKKPDGEFFSRKDLQFHFLYQLLIDKRLLFTNIFKDVYSKSVVPLQIEKDKIVNVTDSDYDARTFIFNDKLTFSQIYILALASSTKCSKVLRDKLLLDQQVAFSTCILGLLVNIGRLNTTINFYLEMTSQLRTFHSVPVLQYKVTDLKSLQDTPRLKSILKNLPVGNDPVDFSHIYDSSNGTTALQNLNVVNLLFAICDNVSLVNLKLISKYVETRGESISLFSILDFPWYEPKDRCNVLLWLLYIHAETDLSETSIRESIKLFTDEEKIPLEPTDKEYDEDPREEYEFGMKQKAKRKEFLKKIKESKKNGTDSDEASEAEATEPTEPIVPKDVAENKKDGEASRKRAVADETEIEEQAKYQQQEQQEQELQEQHGKEKEHSSELVNSTEEANGENDPVSRSIKNIKTETNNRIDKLIEMDQQKIVGKINNKAKTETDFLKDLAHAQEPANLKRKDLGLIKVFNEYEDIPMASVIGIRGKKRKRFRDSVLGFETDYLKSFAAAKKLLLRPKKSPSSNDETRIFL; the protein is encoded by the coding sequence ATGGACAAGAAGACGGACGAGATAGTCAATAGACATCAGCCACGAGGGGGTGGAACGGTAAGTTGCTTTGGACTAGTTCGTGATAAATTGGTGGTGCGGTCTGAGGAAATTAAGATGGGCAAGAAAGTTTATGACCCTATCCACGACGTTTTCCAAGACCAGGAAGAAAGTGATTCTAAGAACAGTTCACCAGTCAAGACACAGAATATGCGTACTGCGAAGGAAGAAAGTACAAGCGCACACGAGCGAGCTGAAGGAAAGAGCGATGTCGAAGACAACAGCGAATCTAATGACTCAACGGAAAGCGAAGATAATGCCAATGCAGGAGGGGAAACTCACGATGGAAACGTGTCGGTCGTGCCCTCGGTTGCGACGCACaagaagagaatgaaaGAGTCGAGTAAATACAATAGACACCTCAAGAAACCAGATGGAGAGTTTTTTTCGAGAAAGGATCTTCAGTTCCATTTCCTGTATCAACTGCTCATTGATAAGAGGCTACTTTTTacaaatattttcaaggATGTGTATTCCAAGTCCGTTGTGCCTTTGCAGATAGAAAAGGACAAGATAGTCAATGTCACTGATTCGGATTACGACGCCAGgactttcattttcaacgACAAATTGACTTTTTCACAAATATACATATTGGCGCTGGCATCGTCAACCAAGTGTTCTAAAGTTCTTAGGGACAAACTGCTTCTTGACCAGCAGGTGGCATTTTCTACCTGCATTTTGGGATTATTGGTAAATATTGGACGGCTCAACACCACGATAAACTTTTATTTGGAAATGACATCACAGCTGAGGACATTCCATTCGGTACCTGTTCTGCAATACAAAGTCACCgatttgaaatctttaCAGGACACACCGCGACTAAAAtctatcttgaaaaatttgccAGTAGGTAATGATCCTGTTGATTTTTCTCATATCTACGATTCATCGAATGGCACTACAGCGTTGCAGAATTTGAATGTTGTCAATTTATTATTTGCCATCTGCGATAACGTGTCGTTGGTCAATCTGAAGctcatttcaaaatatgtcGAGACGAGGGGAGAATCGATTTCGTTGTTCAGtattttggattttccCTGGTACGAACCAAAAGATAGATGTAACGTATTACTGTGGTTGCTTTATATACATGCAGAGACAGATTTATCGGAAACATCCATAAGAGAGTCGATCAAACTGTTCACAGATGAGGAAAAGATACCGCTAGAGCCAACAGATAAGGAATACGATGAGGATCCGAGGGAGGAGTACGAATTTGGTATGAAGCAAAAGGCTAAGAGGAAagaattcttgaagaaaatcaaagaatcaaagaaaaatggcaCTGATAGTGATGAAGCAAGTGAGGCAGAGGCGACGGAGCCAACGGAGCCAATAGTTCCAAAAGACGTAGCGgagaacaaaaaagatggAGAAGCATCTCGAAAGCGTGCTGTGGCAGACGAAACTGAAATAGAGGAGCAAGCgaaatatcaacaacagGAACAGCAAGAGCAAGAACTACAAGAACAGCACggaaaggaaaaagagcATAGCAGCGAACTCGTCAATTCGACGGAAGAAGCGAATGGTGAAAACGATCCAGTTAGTCGCTCGATAAAAAACATCAAGACAGAAACCAATAACCGCATAGATAAACTTATAGAAATGgatcaacaaaaaatagTAGGTAAAATAAACAATAAAGCAAAGACAGAAACggactttttgaaagatttggcACATGCGCAAGAACCAGCAAATTTAAAACGAAAAGATTTAGGACTCATCAAAGTATTTAATGAATACGAAGATATACCAATGGCATCGGTGATTGGTATTCGTGGtaaaaagaggaagagatTTAGGGACAGTGTATTAGGATTCGAAACAGATTATCTTAAAAGTTTCGCAGCGGCAAAGAAACTCTTGTTGAGGCCGAAAAAATCACCTTCTTCTAATGATGAAACgagaatttttctttaa
- the CTF19 gene encoding Ctf19p (similar to Saccharomyces cerevisiae CTF19 (YPL018W); ancestral locus Anc_8.63) — protein MDFTSDSRQSTSLGGSASSPTGGDNADADIAVDNEQLRLLNLQDEKERLISQRNSLLGEVDHYQAQLDKPQQRSSAYDDDILLQDLLSSAQQVKSNSHVITIDGESDTLLELGSKHDTLPLLNMDTRLQLLKEKLYQNVTVQLENDLLLATFTLMKPFFTVQLRLEYSNDVLDECSVIEISDLVKWDLKALFAFKNPSKILLCCFEYDRIRFRVSRVWDYVMTDLENFNLIEMVKKKLCLELSRKDLSVLLTLSLELQFDSVVPRTDIAAKLFKAGKYVNIDDIKNGLIKEYGINLGLLKLCKTCLNL, from the coding sequence ATGGACTTTACTTCTGATTCGAGACAGAGTACGTCTCTTGGTGGGTCTGCGTCCAGCCCTACAGGCGGCGACAATGCCGATGCCGACATAGCAGTTGACAACGAGCAGCTGAGGTTGTTGAACCTacaagatgaaaaggaaagacTCATATCTCAGCGAAACTCACTTTTGGGTGAAGTCGATCATTACCAAGCGCAGCTGGATAAACCACAGCAGAGGTCTAGCGCTTATGACGACGATATTCTGTTACAAGACCTGCTGAGTTCAGCACAGCAAgtaaaatcaaattctCATGTTATTACGATAGACGGCGAGTCCGATACTCTCTTGGAACTTGGCAGTAAACATGACACGCTGCCGTTGCTGAACATGGATACAAGGTTGcagcttttgaaagaaaaactgTATCAAAATGTTACAGTACAGCTGGAAAATGATTTACTGCTGGCCACTTTTACTCTAATGAAGCCCTTTTTCACAGTGCAACTGAGATTGGAATATTCAAACGACGTCTTGGATGAATGCAGTGTCATTGAGATCTCGGACCTGGTGAAATGGGATTTAAAAGCACTGTTTGCTTTCAAGAATCCTTCGAAAATTCTGCTCTGTTGTTTCGAGTATGATAGAATCCGTTTTAGAGTCTCTAGGGTCTGGGATTATGTAATGACAGACTTAGAGAATTTCAATCTTATCGAAATGGTCAAGAAAAAACTCTGTCTTGAATTATCACGGAAGGACCTGTCGGTGTTGTTAACATTGAGTCTTGAACTTCAATTTGACTCGGTTGTCCCGCGCACTGACATTGCTGCAAAATTATTTAAAGCGGGAAAATATGTGaatattgatgatatcaaaaacgGGCTCATTAAAGAATACGGCATTAATTTGGGGTTATTGAAGTTGTGCAAAACTTGTCTAAATTTATAA
- the HSP12 gene encoding lipid-binding protein HSP12 (similar to Saccharomyces cerevisiae HSP12 (YFL014W); ancestral locus Anc_8.62), with protein sequence MSDAGRKDFSDKVSEGLKPDSQKSYMEQGKEKVTNAADRAAAAVTPEENKSGTQGVADAAKRGKEDAGGESYSDTAKDYVDAAKSRLNDAVEYVSSAVHGGEPKK encoded by the coding sequence ATGTCTGACGCAGGTAGAAAAGATTTCAGCGACAAAGTTTCCGAAGGTCTAAAACCGGACTCCCAGAAGTCCTACATGGAGCAAGGTAAGGAGAAGGTGACCAACGCTGCGGACAGAGCCGCAGCAGCTGTCACCCCAGAGGAGAACAAGAGCGGTACTCAAGGTGTGGCTGATGCCGCCAAACGTGGCAAAGAAGACGCCGGCGGCGAGTCGTACTCCGACACCGCTAAAGACTACGTTGATGCGGCTAAGAGCAGACTGAACGACGCTGTTGAGTACGTCTCATCTGCTGTTCACGGCGGCGAGCCAAAGAAGTAA
- the MDJ1 gene encoding Mdj1p (similar to Saccharomyces cerevisiae MDJ1 (YFL016C); ancestral locus Anc_8.61), whose protein sequence is MPMNISRGYYMLKYRYRLPAIGRFGYQERRAFYASALQLQQLKNPYETLGVNKDASSSQIKKAYYKLAKQYHPDINKEPNAEKKFHDLQNAYEILSDENKKQQFDQFGAAAFDSSGNATGGPGGAGGFGGFGNGSGYADFSGGFGNFGGINFEDLFGAAFGGGGGAGAGARGGRSSGRASMFREYKGDSTEVTHRLKFKDAIFGSKNVTLQFKVLDPCHKCHGSGLKPNAKKMTCPSCHGTGTQVHIRGGFQMASTCQQCGGEGTITKPEDTCPTCHGEGVEVNSSKTITVDLPQGLQDGDVVRIPGQGSYPHMAVEPDLKDSVKLHRGDVLVRIRVDRDPRFTVKNKYDIWFTKEIPITTAALGGSVTIPTVDDSQVRLKVKPGTQNDEIISIPNMGVPKINGERGFFRVQYKIVIKKPQSKAEICLWEALADITNDNSAKRTETQSKSGSSDSESSAAKTATINPDNPSALGRLENFISNTFKKIKGGE, encoded by the coding sequence ATGCCAATGAACATTTCGAGAGGGTATTACATGCTGAAGTACAGGTACAGACTGCCTGCTATCGGCAGATTCGGTTACCAAGAGCGGAGGGCGTTTTATGCCAGTGCGCTGCAGCTGCAGCAGTTGAAGAATCCGTATGAGACTCTGGGGGTCAACAAGGACGCGTCGTCCTCGCAGATCAAGAAGGCGTATTACAAGCTTGCCAAGCAGTACCATCCCGACATAAATAAGGAGCCAAACGCggagaaaaaatttcatgaTTTGCAGAACGCGTACGAAATCCTGTCTGATGAGAACAAGAAACAGCAGTTCGACCAGTTTGGAGCAGCGGCGTTTGATTCCAGCGGCAATGCGACCGGAGGACCAGGTGGGGCCGGTGGGTTCGGTGGGTTTGGGAATGGTTCGGGCTATGCGGATTTCTCCGGGGGGTTTGGTAACTTTGGTGGGATCAATTTTGAGGACCTGTTTGGAGCAGCGTTTGGTGGCGGTGGCGGAGCTGGAGCTGGCGCCCGTGGCGGCAGGTCGAGTGGCCGTGCTTCGATGTTCCGGGAGTACAAGGGCGACTCCACGGAGGTCACACACAGATTGAAGTTCAAAGACGCGATCTTTGGCAGCAAAAATGTCACGTTGCAGTTCAAAGTGCTTGATCCGTGCCACAAATGCCATGGTTCGGGTTTGAAACCGAATGCGAAGAAAATGACTTGTCCAAGTTGCCACGGCACGGGTACGCAGGTTCACATTAGGGGTGGTTTCCAAATGGCGTCAACCTGTCAACAGTGTGGCGGTGAGGGTACTATCACCAAGCCAGAAGACACCTGTCCAACATGCCATGGTGAAGGTGTCGAGGTTAACAGTTCCAAGACCATCACGGTTGATTTGCCGCAGGGCTTACAGGACGGCGATGTCGTTCGTATACCAGGCCAAGGCTCTTATCCGCATATGGCGGTGGAGCCAGACCTCAAGGACTCGGTTAAACTACATAGGGGTGATGTTCTAGTAAGAATACGTGTTGATAGGGATCCGAGATTCACGGTCAAGAACAAATACGATATTTGGTTTACTAAAGAAATTCCAATAACAACAGCTGCCTTGGGTGGTTCGGTGACGATTCCAACTGTCGACGATTCTCAGGTTAGATTGAAAGTCAAGCCAGGAACTCAAAACGATGAAATTATTTCCATACCAAATATGGGAGTTCCGAAAATCAATGGTGAGCGTGGCTTCTTCAGGGTTCAATACAAGATTGTCATTAAAAAACCGCAGTCCAAGGCGGAGATTTGTCTATGGGAAGCTCTAGCTGATATCACCAATGACAATTCTGCGAAGAGGACGGAAACCCAATCAAAATCTGGTTCTTCAGACAGCGAGTCTTCAGCTGCCAAAACTGCTACTATTAATCCTGATAATCCAAGCGCTCTTGGTAGATTGGAGAACTTCATCTCAAATACATTCAAGAAGATAAAAGGCGGTgaatga
- the EMA19 gene encoding Ema19p (similar to Saccharomyces cerevisiae YLR050C; ancestral locus Anc_8.60), whose amino-acid sequence MGTGLSHYEQLFYYYYCIIHIPITIAIDSSVVIPLKYHPAATLVNWHIAQNNDFLLYEKPNWLYWFVIIELLFQLPLFFYFIKGFRSIWNTNSLTKDDKVRLYKAKTTLFKYLRIYGINASFTSLVCIIVIIQRGYYPNSLDIEIPLSQSDMVNLVMVYLPTFIIPLRLCFV is encoded by the coding sequence ATGGGAACTGGTTTAAGTCACTATGAGCAACTTTTCTACTACTATTACTGTATAATCCATATACCAATCACAATCGCAATAGATTCTTCGGTAGTGATACCATTGAAGTATCACCCCGCTGCAACATTAGTAAATTGGCACATTGctcaaaataatgatttctTGTTATACGAAAAACCGAATTGGTTGTACTGGTTTGTTATAATCGAgcttttgtttcaattgccattatttttttatttcatcaagGGGTTTCGTTCCATTTGGAATACTAATTCGTTAACAAAAGACGACAAGGTTAGATTATACAAAGCCAAGACCActttattcaaatatttgagaaTATATGGGATAAATGCCTCCTTTACATCGTTAGTTTGTATCATCGTCATAATACAAAGAGGTTATTATCCAAACTCTCTCGATATTGAGATCCCCTTGTCGCAATCTGATATGGTCAATTTAGTGATGGTGTATCTACCAACTTTCATTATCCCACTAAGACTCTGCTTCGTGTAA